One genomic region from Brevinema andersonii encodes:
- a CDS encoding serine hydroxymethyltransferase encodes MALFLKDSVLEAHDPDAYRALSQELERQQNSIELIASENIVSKAVLTAQGSIFTNKYAEGYPGKRYYGGCEFADEIENLAINRAKKIFNAEHVNVQAHSGSQANMAAFTALLEPGDTILGMGLNAGGHLTHGFHLNFSGFNYKAYAYDVDPQTFLLDYNTILKQAKEIKPKMIIAGASAYSRIIDFNKFREIADEVGAFLLVDMAHIAGLVAVGLHPNPVPYADIVTSTTHKTLRGPRGGLILCKQDHARAVDKAIFPGIQGGPLMHVIMAKAIAFKEALDPSFKTYQEQVIRNSQALAKGMYDLGYSVITKGTDNHLSIIDLRDKELNGKQVENALDTACITLNKNSIPYDTAPPMQPSGIRIGSPAVTSRGFKEKEMQQIVLWLDKAICSKADTQTLNTIKAEVQELCASFPIYN; translated from the coding sequence ATGGCATTATTTTTAAAAGATTCAGTTCTTGAAGCACATGACCCAGATGCTTATCGTGCTTTATCTCAAGAACTTGAAAGGCAACAGAACTCAATAGAATTAATTGCTTCAGAAAACATCGTTTCAAAGGCCGTACTTACTGCACAAGGCAGTATTTTTACTAACAAATATGCAGAGGGATATCCTGGAAAAAGATATTACGGAGGTTGTGAATTTGCCGACGAAATCGAAAATTTAGCTATCAACCGAGCAAAAAAAATATTTAACGCAGAACATGTCAATGTACAAGCACATTCCGGATCTCAAGCTAATATGGCAGCATTTACTGCTCTCTTAGAACCCGGGGATACTATTTTGGGTATGGGCTTAAATGCGGGAGGACACCTAACTCACGGTTTCCACCTGAATTTTTCCGGATTTAATTACAAAGCCTATGCCTACGATGTTGATCCTCAAACATTCCTTTTGGATTATAACACAATCCTAAAACAAGCAAAAGAAATCAAACCAAAAATGATTATTGCCGGCGCATCTGCGTACTCACGAATTATTGATTTCAACAAATTTAGAGAGATCGCAGATGAAGTAGGAGCCTTCTTACTAGTAGATATGGCTCATATTGCTGGTTTAGTTGCTGTTGGATTGCATCCTAACCCTGTTCCTTATGCTGATATAGTAACATCAACAACTCACAAAACTCTTCGAGGACCACGCGGAGGACTCATTTTATGCAAACAAGATCACGCCAGAGCAGTTGATAAAGCTATTTTTCCAGGGATACAAGGTGGCCCTTTAATGCATGTCATCATGGCAAAAGCTATCGCATTTAAAGAAGCATTGGACCCCTCTTTCAAGACTTACCAAGAACAAGTTATCAGAAATTCACAAGCCTTAGCAAAAGGAATGTATGATTTAGGATATTCAGTAATTACCAAAGGTACTGATAATCATTTATCTATCATAGATTTAAGAGACAAAGAACTTAATGGCAAACAAGTAGAAAATGCATTGGATACTGCTTGCATTACGCTTAATAAAAATTCTATTCCTTATGACACAGCCCCTCCAATGCAGCCTTCAGGAATTAGAATTGGTAGTCCGGCTGTTACTTCAAGAGGTTTTAAAGAAAAAGAAATGCAGCAAATAGTATTATGGCTGGATAAAGCAATTTGTTCAAAAGCTGATACTCAAACATTAAACACTATAAAAGCAGAAGTACAAGAATTATGTGCATCATTTCCAATATATAACTAA
- a CDS encoding Crp/Fnr family transcriptional regulator: protein MEPIKFKTINYRAGAYVYVEEQADSGEFYIIRSGKVIEDNPLNELTGEEDLILEAGDFFGVLDCMSRRPHVSSIRVLEDTSLIAVRYDQFEVLIKQMSPIAMKIIRYFSNRLRKYNATIEHLTFQQKPQVDTPCNLLGVAEYYRDNGQRNLAGYAYTKYLELCPHISDLQSVRQQLELLNFNMQDIAPSIHGIQEIFQNETPIFIEMEEGKDLYIILDGQVKITKVIQGTEILLGIMKSKDIFGEMAILENSPRSASAIASGTVTVLRINKNNFETHIKTYPEIARRIIELLSDRIWLVNKRLANQLITDPVTKIYDALQTLLQKNHIPLQKGLTYVFEMSPEEILQFIGLDTAVGKKIINQILANDPALDIKEGKLCSQDVYNIRSAMTLSGRLTSQPKKRTQL from the coding sequence ATGGAACCTATTAAATTTAAAACAATTAATTATCGCGCAGGTGCTTACGTATATGTCGAAGAACAAGCAGATAGTGGAGAATTTTATATTATTCGATCAGGAAAAGTAATCGAAGATAATCCGCTTAACGAATTGACTGGCGAAGAAGATTTGATTCTCGAAGCAGGAGATTTTTTTGGAGTTCTCGATTGTATGAGCCGCAGACCTCATGTATCAAGCATCAGAGTACTTGAAGATACGTCACTTATTGCCGTACGATATGATCAATTTGAAGTTTTAATAAAGCAAATGTCTCCTATTGCCATGAAAATCATTCGTTATTTTTCGAATCGATTAAGAAAATATAATGCAACTATTGAACATCTTACATTTCAGCAAAAACCTCAAGTAGACACCCCCTGTAATCTCTTAGGAGTAGCTGAATATTATCGCGATAATGGACAACGTAATTTAGCTGGATATGCTTATACTAAATATTTAGAATTATGCCCTCATATTAGCGATCTACAATCGGTCCGCCAGCAATTGGAACTTCTTAATTTCAATATGCAAGATATTGCCCCTAGCATCCATGGCATACAAGAAATATTTCAAAATGAAACCCCGATTTTCATAGAAATGGAAGAAGGTAAAGATTTATATATTATTTTAGATGGACAAGTAAAAATTACAAAAGTAATCCAAGGAACAGAGATTCTACTAGGCATTATGAAATCAAAAGACATATTTGGCGAAATGGCTATTTTAGAAAACAGTCCAAGAAGTGCTTCAGCAATTGCTTCAGGCACAGTTACTGTTCTGCGAATTAATAAAAATAATTTCGAAACCCATATCAAAACGTATCCTGAAATTGCTCGCCGTATCATAGAATTATTATCAGACCGCATATGGTTGGTCAACAAAAGATTGGCAAATCAATTAATAACAGATCCCGTAACAAAAATTTATGACGCTCTTCAAACACTTTTACAAAAAAATCATATTCCTTTGCAAAAAGGATTAACTTATGTATTTGAAATGTCACCTGAAGAAATTTTACAATTTATTGGGCTTGATACAGCAGTTGGAAAGAAAATAATTAACCAAATTTTAGCTAATGATCCAGCATTAGATATAAAAGAGGGAAAATTATGTTCTCAAGATGTCTACAATATTAGAAGTGCTATGACTTTATCTGGAAGACTGACTTCTCAACCTAAAAAACGCACCCAGCTCTAA